atttctgctAAGTCAGTACCGCCATCAGGCTGTTTTTTATTGGcggtgtgtattttaaatacgacagtatgccatcttagggaCTGTATAACGttaaatcacttgataatggcactttaaagccaaAATCGTGATcgagtaaatgtaacactgcaaataaaaaagtctaatggcggtactgactttaaagtaaTTTAACAATACTTATTAAAAAAAACACTTTTATGTGATACTGTTGTGAGTTTTATTTTGACATCTCTATCGACTCCAGGTAGTTCGACAGCCTAGCAAGGTCTAGGGCAGTGTCCCCGTTGTCATCCTCGAGCCCCTTGTCTGCGCCAGACTCGACCAGCATAGCCGCCACCTCTTCGTGGCCATTTGCTGCTGCACAGTGCAGTGGCGTCCACCCTCGCTGGCCCCTCACATTCGGGTTAGGGGACGAAGCCAACAGTAGCTGCACCACTGCCACGTGGCCTTTCTGTGCAGCCAAGTGCAGAGGTAGGTCCCCCTTATCATCTCTGAGCTCTCTATCTGCGCCTGCCTCCAGCAGCGCTGTCACCACACCTGCGTGGCCATCTGCTGCCGCCCAGTGCAATGGTGTCCATCCATTTCCTCCCCTTACATTGGGGTGAGGGGAGGACAACATCAGGAGCTGCACCACAGCAGTGTGGCCCTTTCGTGCAGCCCAGTGTAGAGGCACAGTTTTCCACTTGTCCATTGCTTCCACCCGTGCCCCACTGTCCAGTAGGCACCTCACCACCTCCAGGTACCCCCTTCCGGCTGCCCAGTGCAAGGCAGTTCTCTTATCCTCATCCTTggccttcacatctgcacctgccgcCAGCAGCACACACACCACTTCTGCGTGGCCATTTGCTGCAGCACAGTGTAGTGGCGTCCACTcgtgctgtcctctcacgttgggATTAGAAGGTGACAGCAGTAGCTGCACAACAGCTGTGTGGCCCTTCTGTGCAGCCAAGTGCAAAGGTATGTCTCCCACATCATTTCTGAGCTCTCTGTCTGCTCTTGCCTTCAACAGAATAGTCACCACATCTGTGTGGCCACCTGCTGCCGCCCAGTGTAACGGTGTCCATTCATTTGCCCCTCTCCTATTCGGGCGGCGGGAGGACGCCAGCAGTAGCTGCACCACAGCCGTGTGGCCCTCCCGTGCAGCCCAGTGCAGAGGTACAGTATTGTACTTATCCACTTCTCGCACCTTTGCTCCTCTGTCCAGGAGACATTTCACAACCTCCACGTTCCCCCTGCCTGCTGCCCAATGCAGGGCAGTCCTCTCGTCCTCGTCTTTGGCACTTACATCTGCACCCGCTGCCAACAACACAGTCACCACCTCCGTGTGGCCACTTGCCGCAGCACAGTGTAGTAGCGTCCGTCCGCGCCGCCCCTTCGCGTCGGGTTGAGGAGAGGACGCCAGCAGCAGCTGCAACACGGCCGTGTGGCCCCTCTGTGCAGCCAGGTGCAGAGGCGTGTCCCCCTCATCGTCCCTGAGCTCCTCGTCCGCCCCCGTCTCCAGCAGCACAGTCGCCACACCTGTGTAGCCACACCCAGCTGCCCAGTGCAGTGGCGTCCACCCACGTTGGCCCTTCACATTGGGGTGAGAACAAGATGTCACCAGCAGCCGTACAACAGACACGTGGCCCTTCCGGGCAGCCCAGTGGAGAGGAACAGTCTGCCACCTGTCCATGGCATCCACCTGTGCTCCACTGTCCAGCAGACACCTCACAGCATCGAGGTATCCTCTTCCTGCTGCCCAGTGTAGGGCAGTCCTCTCGTCCTCATCTTTTgcattcacatctgcacctgctgcCAGCAGCGTCTGAAGTTCAACCACCGCCCCCTTCTGAGCTGCACGGATCAGGCGATTGTCGTTCTCGTAGCGAGACCACCTCCTGCGCAAAACAATGAAATTCTGTCATTCTACTGAAAACATGCACATCTCACAAACATAAAAATTCGAAAAGTAAAACTGAGGACTGTCACAAATACACAATTtcgtaaaaataaaacataaatctaCATTTCCCTTTTTTCTGCGTAACTGAACTGTGGAGAAGTCTTTACATTAAAGCCAATATAAATAGTTGTGCAACATGGCTGCACTCTTCATTCACTAACCACTCTAAACATTTTCACTCCTTTCttcaagaaattcaatttttattttgtttcctggcAGAATACTGTTGTTAACCAGTGAGTCACCCTGTATGCGTGCACCAATACTTCCACAGACTTGCCAAACCGACAGACAAAAACAATTATACCTCTACGAATTTAAAGATTATTTCCTTATACGACAGCAACGAagttgagtccagtttttgaaaaaCCTTGTGACAGAGTCTTCTCATTAGTATCAGAGGTCAAATGAAAGACCAGGTGATTGTTCCTGGTAACATAATATTACCTCCACCTACCAATATCTGTAGTGTGGCATGTGTTTCGAGGAGGCATTGCCCTAGATGACAGCTTATCCAAACAATGACATCGACCTGTTGCATCAAGAGAGGTGTTTCATCGGACCAGGCTCCACGTTTTCATCGACCCACGGTTTGCTCTCTATGATCCTGTGCGCACTGCAATGTCACTGGGCAAGAATGAAAAAACACAGGGATCAAATGCTGCAAGGTCCCATCTTTAGCAACGAGTGCTGAATGGCAAACTTGCCCCTGCACCAGTACTAACTATACTCCACCATCAGATCTGCCacaatcgccgcctatcctgcttcacTAGAGTGGGGAAGCCCCCAAACTTCACAGTCACGTCCAGCACCTTGCTGCCTGCTCGAGGTTTCACTGTCCTTGAACCACTGTTCATATATGCTCATGAAAGTAGCATGTGAAACAGCTCAAAAACCTTGCCATTTCCGAGATGGTTGTTCCCAGATGCCTCGTCACAACAGTCTGCCCTTTTTTAAAATAACTCATGGCAGTACATATCGAGAATAAAATTAATACTTATCGGAAAACGTTGTGCATCACcccacttcccagaactcctgaagatagacgctgactgtggatattgtatcacagacacagtccctttgagtgttcagagatgtctaaactcgcccgaagatgtaaacaactatgcatgagtaaCACATATTAAACGgatggcgtccgacagccgatcagttccagtcattccaccaggaaggagttacatgGCTCGTgatgtctgttgttcaaccatgcctagaccgtcaataccgcgtttcgaccgtgttcgcattgttactttgtcccaggaagggctctcaataagggaagtgtctaggtgtctcggagcgaaccaaagcgatgttgttcggacacggcggaggtacagagagacaggaaccgtcaataacatgcctcgctcgggcccccaagggctactactgcagtggatgaccgctacctacggattatggctcggaggaaccctgacagtaacgccaccatgttgaataatgctttttgtgcagccacaggacgtcatgttatgactcaaattgtgtacagtaggctgcgtgatgcgcaacttcactgccgacgtccatggcgaggcccatatttgcgaccacgacaccatgcagctcggtgcagatgggccgaacaacatcctgaatggaccgctcaggcttggcatcacgttcgcttcaccaatgagtgtcgcatattccttcaggagcgagtttggaggcaacccagtcaggttgaacgccttaaacacacggccaagcgagtgtagcaaggtggcggttccctgatgttttggagcgGCATtgtgttgggccgacgtacgctgctggtggtgacGGAAGGCGTCgtaagtgcaaccatatcggcagaatattagCGAGGTATTCGTCTGcgtggacaattcgcgcccccatcgtgcacatcttgtgaatgactcccttcaggataacgacatcgctcgactagagtggccagcatgttctccagacgtgaacactatcgaacatgcctgtaagacattgaaaagggctgtttatggaccacttgacccaacaaccactctgaggtttCTAcatcgaatcgccattgaggatgggataatcaggaccaacagtgccttgataaacttgtagatagtacgccatgacgaatacaggcatgcatcaatgcaagagggcgtgctactgggtattagaggtaccggtgtgtacaggaatcaggaccaccacctgtcaatgtctcgctgtatggtggtacaacatgccatgtgtggttttcaagagaaataaaaagggcggaaatgatgtttatgttgatttctattccaaactTGTGTAGAGATTCCGGATCTCTccgaaccgatgtgatgcaaaactttttttgatgtgtgtacaattcgTCTCTGTTCAGCTTGTATACATTCTTTAGAACGTCATGTGCCCATGACGtcaccaggtggcattcagtctcgcggtgtAGTGGTCACGACGATTTGGCTCACCGGTGTACACGTATTTCTTTGGCACTTTTATCAAACTAGGGTCAACTACTTGTACTCAGTCCACATCAAATCCACTTGTACCGATTAATGGCTCTTTGTTCACCGTAACTTACATTTCTGTTGTAGCGTTTAGCATTGCAACATACATTTGTTTAGTATTGTGTATCTTATTTCATATTAGTGAGTTTCCTTGTAAGTGCTATGTTGCTCCCACCACGTGATTCAACATTTTGCTTTTTAGAAATTATGTTCTTAATTACGGACAATATTCAAtgcagcaccaaagaaactggtatacgcatgtgtattcaaatactgagatatgcaaacaggcagaatacggcgttgcaatCGGCAATGtctatgtaaggcaacaagtgtctggcgcatttgttagttcagttactgctgctacaatggcagcttatcaagatttaagtgagcttgaacgtcgtgttatagtcggcgcacgagcgatgggacacagcatctccgaggtagctgtgaagtggagattttcccgtacgactttttcacaagtgcaccgtgaatatcaggaatcaggttaAACATCAAATGGCTCAAgggggaaaaagatcctgcaagagtggggccaacaacgactgaagagaatcgttcaacgtgacagaagtgcaacccttccgctaattgctccagatttcaatgctgcgccatcaacaagtgtcagcgtgcgaaccatcatcgatataggctttcggagctgaagacccacctgatggctacacacacacacacacacacacacacacacacacacacacacacacaaagctttacgcttcgcctggccccaggaacactcttccgagtataaacacttccgctggccaccaaactccccggacatgaacattattgagcatatctgggatggcttgcaacgtgctgttcagaagagatgtccactccCTCGAATTCTTACaggtttacggacagccctgcaggattcatggtgtcagttccctccagcactactttagacatcagtcgagtccgtgccatatcgtgttgcggaacttctgcgtggtcGTGGGGGCCCTAAACggtattagacaggtgtatcagcttctttggctcttcagtcgaAGAAGATTGAAGCACCTTAGACTCCCAGTGACAACAGATTTGGGGTCTGACACTGTACTTTAAATAATCTCACCAAACCTGATACAAAAGCACTCTTAAATTTTCTGCACGTTTCCTTACATATCATTTCGAACCATTTACATATCTCAGTCGATGTTCAAAGACAAAGTACCTCAGTTGAGATAAATAGTTTCACCTAAAAGATTACGTTTCGAATAACAATAATACAAACTTCAATAAGAATGCGTTAATAACTTTCAATATATTTTACGTTGGTAAAATCCAATTTAAAATTCGTACTCTCCTTGTCAAACAGGAGCATTCTGACAACCAAGTTCTGCACGGTTTTCATTTTTGCGGTAGGCTTTATTCTGGTGTGATTTTAGCTCTTCTACCCTCATGTGAACCATGTTCAAAAAACATATTATAAACGTGATTTACGTCTCAACACTACCAGCAATTTGTAACGgactccaatttttctttttgtgCACTCAATCTTCAATAAACTTGACCTCAGTAATTTGAAACTACATAAGTCATAGTTTGACCAGCCAAACTTTGTAATTAAGATGTATCACATGGCTGACACCATAGCAATGACGTCAGCACATGCTGTCTCAGCTCAAGGTAGGCAAAACCTAACAGAGTATTGGAGAGTATCAGTAGAATGTTAGAAGCCGCAAGTTGGTCTTATACACCGGTatgtgtgtacagggtggtccattgaacgtcACCGCgacaaatatctcaccaaataagcgttacacgaaaaaactacaaagaacgaaactcgtctagcttgaagggggaaaccagatggcgctatggttgtcccgctagatgccgctgccataggtcagatgatatcaactgtgttttttttagataggaacccccatttttcattacatattcgtttagtacgtaaataaatatgtatgttttagttggactacttttttcgctttgtgatagatggcgccgtaatagtcacaaacatatggctcacaattttagaccaacagttggtaacaggtaggtttttta
This DNA window, taken from Schistocerca serialis cubense isolate TAMUIC-IGC-003099 chromosome 11, iqSchSeri2.2, whole genome shotgun sequence, encodes the following:
- the LOC126426417 gene encoding ankyrin-1-like encodes the protein MDGRAPPSNRRHRDRGRTSAAAAPPAAVRRTTSPGDAAISHTQRWSRYENDNRLIRAAQKGAVVELQTLLAAGADVNAKDEDERTALHWAAGRGYLDAVRCLLDSGAQVDAMDRWQTVPLHWAARKGHVSVVRLLVTSCSHPNVKGQRGWTPLHWAAGCGYTGVATVLLETGADEELRDDEGDTPLHLAAQRGHTAVLQLLLASSPQPDAKGRRGRTLLHCAAASGHTEVVTVLLAAGADVSAKDEDERTALHWAAGRGNVEVVKCLLDRGAKVREVDKYNTVPLHWAAREGHTAVVQLLLASSRRPNRRGANEWTPLHWAAAGGHTDVVTILLKARADRELRNDVGDIPLHLAAQKGHTAVVQLLLSPSNPNVRGQHEWTPLHCAAANGHAEVVCVLLAAGADVKAKDEDKRTALHWAAGRGYLEVVRCLLDSGARVEAMDKWKTVPLHWAARKGHTAVVQLLMLSSPHPNVRGGNGWTPLHWAAADGHAGVVTALLEAGADRELRDDKGDLPLHLAAQKGHVAVVQLLLASSPNPNVRGQRGWTPLHCAAANGHEEVAAMLVESGADKGLEDDNGDTALDLARLSNYLESIEMSK